Proteins co-encoded in one Methylobacterium sp. WL1 genomic window:
- a CDS encoding NADPH:quinone oxidoreductase family protein, with protein sequence MRALLCTRLDGPEQLEIVDRPDPVPGPGQALVRIRLAALNFFDTLIVAGRYQVKPPLPFSPGGEGVGVVEALGEGAIGVSVGDRVIVHAGYGCCAELIAVDAGKLTPVPEAVPDAQAAGLTITYGTSLHALANRARIQPGEWLAVLGASGGVGLAAVELGRLMGARVIACASSEEKLAVARAHGAEATLVYDPATLKDALRRISGGGVDVVYDAVGGDYAEPALRALAWRGRYLVIGFAAGGIPRLPLNLMLLKELDVQGVHWGAFLDREPEAHRADQRRLLAWVAEGQLTAQVHGTYPLAEFPEAFGLLTRRAAMGKVLLQP encoded by the coding sequence ATGCGGGCGCTGCTGTGCACGAGGCTCGACGGGCCGGAGCAGCTGGAGATCGTGGATCGCCCCGATCCGGTGCCGGGCCCCGGGCAGGCCCTGGTGCGGATCCGGCTCGCCGCCCTCAACTTCTTCGACACGTTGATCGTGGCCGGCCGCTACCAGGTGAAGCCGCCCTTGCCGTTCTCGCCGGGGGGCGAGGGCGTCGGGGTGGTCGAGGCGCTGGGAGAGGGCGCCATAGGCGTTTCCGTCGGCGACCGGGTCATCGTCCATGCCGGATACGGCTGCTGCGCGGAGCTGATCGCCGTCGATGCCGGTAAGCTCACGCCGGTGCCGGAGGCCGTGCCGGACGCGCAGGCGGCCGGGCTCACCATCACGTACGGCACCTCGCTGCACGCGCTGGCCAACCGGGCGCGCATCCAGCCGGGCGAGTGGCTCGCCGTGCTCGGCGCCTCCGGGGGCGTCGGCCTCGCCGCGGTGGAACTCGGCCGGCTGATGGGCGCCCGGGTGATCGCCTGCGCCTCCTCGGAGGAAAAACTCGCGGTCGCCCGCGCCCACGGCGCCGAGGCGACGCTGGTCTACGATCCCGCGACCCTGAAGGACGCGTTGCGCCGGATCAGCGGCGGCGGGGTCGACGTGGTCTACGACGCGGTCGGCGGCGACTACGCCGAGCCGGCCCTGCGCGCCCTGGCCTGGCGTGGGCGCTACCTCGTCATCGGCTTCGCCGCCGGCGGCATCCCGCGGCTGCCGCTCAACCTGATGCTCCTGAAGGAACTCGACGTGCAGGGCGTGCACTGGGGCGCCTTCCTCGACCGCGAGCCGGAGGCGCACCGGGCCGACCAGCGCCGGCTGCTGGCCTGGGTCGCCGAGGGCCAGCTTACCGCGCAGGTTCACGGTACCTACCCGCTGGCCGAGTTTCCGGAGGCGTTCGGGCTGCTGACCCGCCGGGCTGCGATGGGAAAGGTGCTGCTGCAACCCTGA